DNA sequence from the Prochlorothrix hollandica PCC 9006 = CALU 1027 genome:
CTAACCAACTGCATGGGCTATCCATTGCTCAACTGGAGCAGGTCGCTCGGCAAATTCGGGAAAAGCACCTAGAGACGATCGCCACCTACGGGGGACACCTTGGGCCAGGGTTGGGCGTGGTGGAACTCACCCTCGGTCTCTATCAAACCCTCGACTTAGACCGGGATAAGGTGCTGTGGGATGTGGGACACCAGGCATATCCCCATAAATTAATTACCGGACGCTACAACACTTTCCACACCCTGCGCCAAAAAGATGGGGTGGCCGGTTATCTCAAGCGCTGTGAAAGTCGCTTTGATCACTTCGGCGCAGGCCACGCCTCCACCAGTATTTCCGCCGGTTTGGGGATGGCCCTGGCCCGGGATCAGCGGGGAGAAGACTTTAAGGTGGCCGCCATCATTGGGGATGGAGCCTTAACGGGGGGAATGGCCCTAGAAGCCATTAACCATGCGGGCCATTTACCCGATACCAATCTGATGGTGGTGTTGAATGATAACGAAATGTCCATTTCCCCCAATGTGGGGGCCATTTCCCGCTATCTCAACAAAATGCGCCTCAGTCCCCCCATGCAGTTCCTCTCAGACAACCTAGAGGAGCAGATGAAGCACCTGCCCTTTGTGGGGGATTCCTGGAACCCAGAGTTCCAGCGCTTTAAGGAGAGCATGAAGCGCCTTGCGGTGTCTAAGGTGGGGGCAGTGTTTGAGGAGTTGGGCTTTACCTATGTGGGACCCGTGGATGGCCACAATTTGGAAGAGTTGATTGCCACCTTTAAGGAAGCCCATTTAATTCCTGGGCCGGTGTTGGTGCATGTGGTGACCGTGAAGGGCAAGGGCTATGCCATCGCCGAGCGGGATCAGGTGGGGTACCATGCCCAGTCTCCCTTTGATCTGACCACTGGCAAGGCTAAACCCTCCAAAACCCCCAAACCTCCGGCTTATTCCAAGGTTTTTGGCAATACCCTCACCAAATTAGCGGAGAACAACCCCAAGATTGTGGGGATTACCGCTGCCATGGCCACGGGCACGGGTCTGGATATTTTGCAAAATGCTCTGCCCAAGCAATACATCGATGTGGGCATTGCGGAACAACATGCGGTGACCCTGTCGGCGGGGATGGCTTGCGAAGGGATGCGTCCCGTGGTGGCGATTTACTCCACCTTCCTCCAGCGGGGCTATGACCAGGTGGTGCATGATGTTTGTATTCAAAACCTGCCGGTGTTCTTCTGCCTCGATCGCGCCGGGATTGTGGGAGCCGACGGTCCCACCCACCAGGGGATGTATGACATTGCCTACCTGCGGTGTATCCCCAATTTGACCCTGATGGCTCCCAAGGATGAGGCGGAGTTGCAGCGGATGGTGGTGACGGGGATTCAGCACGAGGCGGGGCCGATCGCCATGCGTTGTCCTCGTGGTAATGGCTACGGTGCGCCATTGATGGAAGAAGGCTGGGAACCCCTGCCCATCGGGAAAGGGGAAATCCTGCGCAGTGGTGATGATGTGCTGTTGGTGGCCTATGGTTCCATGGTCTATCCGGCTATGCAAACCGCTGAGGTGCTCAATGAGCATGGCATCCAGGCCACGGTGATCAATGCCCGCTTTGTTAAGCCGTTGGATACCGATTTGATTCTGCCCCTGGCCCAGCGCATTGGTCAGGTGGTGACCCTGGAGGAGGGTTGCTTGATGGGGGGCTTTGGGTCTGCTGTGGTGGAAGCCCTGGTGGATCATGACATCCTGGTGCCGGTGCTGCGCCTAGGGGTGCCCGATGAGTTGGTGGATCATGCCACCGCTGATCAATCTAAGGTGGCCTTGGAACTGACCCCGGCCCAGATGGCCCATACCATTCTCCAGAAGTTCAACCCTAAACCGGTGGCGATCGGTGTCTCAGCCTAGGGCCACGCCTCCCCTCTCAGGGTTCTGAGGAATACCATCTGATGGGGTGAATCCCGCTTGGGCTGCCCCTCACCCTAAATCCCTCTCCCAGAACGGGAGAGGGACTGGGAACGTTCTGGCTCCCCGTCTCCCGCCCTGGAAGGTGGCTGGGGGATGAGGGATGAAGAGCAAGGTGCCAAACTGGGATGCTCCCATCTAGATTCCCCTCCTTCGGAGGGGCAGGGGTGGGTTTAACCGGGCGATCGCCGCAATGGATTAGCAATACTTCCTGTTTGATCCTGGTTTTTTGGGTTTTAGGGATCCTGCTGTAACAGCCAGAACCCGGTGGGGGTGAGTCCCGAATCATCGGGCTGCACCATCAAAAAATGGAGACCTTGGCTGGCTTGGAGCCGTTGCTGATAGACCTGGGCTGATTGCACCACGGCGGCATCGGTGAAGGTGGCCAAGACCCAACGGCGATCGAGGCCCGCTTCTAGGATCAAGCCTGCGGGATCCCCGGCGATGGCGGCGATCGCCGCCGGAACCTGGGCCTGGAGCCACTGGGCCAAGGGCCGCGATCGCCGACCGCCTTGGATCACCACCCCCGGAATGGGCAGAGTAGAGGCTAACCCCAAGGGCACGGGCCACAGATCCGGGGGAGCGTCCAACACCGGAATGGGGCGGTGGTCAAACACCAGGGTTAACTCAGCAGCGGGCACCGCCGCAAATTGCCACTGTTCCCCCTGCACCGACTCCGGTAAGGGCACCGGGGGCAAAGCCGGCACCGCCAGGGGGTCAAAGGCGGGAGACCAATCCTGGGCCAGTTGCCGTAATCGCGCTTTGAGGGCGGGGGTGCGCCGCTGGGGTTGCACCGGAATCCCCAGGGGTTCTGCGGCCACCTGGAATAACCCCAGGACTTGGGGGCGGAAAACCGCCAGGGCAGCGGGACGGGGCTGGATGGCCAGGGCGGCGGCCAGTTGTTGGCGCAGCCACTCCCCATTGACCTGGGCCTGGGGTTGCTGCGATCGCCATTCCCAATGTCCATCCCCACTACACAGCACCAGTTCCCACAGGGGACTGTCCCCAGGGCGAGGGGGACGGCCCACCAAATCCCCCTGCCAGATCACTGGCGCAAGCAACGACGGCATCACCATGGTCAACAGAACCCTCCTGGGCAAAAACAACACTACCTCTAGAATCCCAGGCTTTGGCTAAGCCTTGGTGGCGATGCCGCGATAGAGGGTGCCGACGATCGCCGGCAGATTCTCGGCTTCAAAGCGATCGACCTCAACCCGATCAAACCAACGCTCTACCAGGGATCCCATGTTGCGATCCAAATGACAGCCATCGGCAATGACGCGCTGGATGGGGGTGAGGCGGTGCTGCCAGCGCTGCACATCGGGGCGATCCGATAACCCATGCTCCAGAAACAAAAAGCGCCCCCCCGATCGCAACACCCGGTGAATTTCCCCCATGGCCTGATCCACCGCTGCAATGCTGCACAGGGTCCAGGTGCTAACCACACAGTCAACGCTGGCATCCTCCAGGGGCAGGGCTTCCCCCCCCATTTGGTAAACCTTGACGGGAAAGGGGGCGGCGGCGATGCGGGCCTGGGCGAGGGCTTGCATTCCCTGGTTGGGGTCAACAAGGGTAAGGGATCGCAGACGATCGCCATAATGGGGTAAGTTCAACCCTGTCCCAAAGCCAATTTCCAACACCTCTCCTGTGGCCTCGGTTAACAGTTGCCGTCGATAGGTTCGGAACGGTTCCCCCGCCATGGTCCATTCTACGAGGGACGGAAAAATGTGTTGGGTATAAAAGTTAGCCATAAAAGTTAGCCATAAAAATTAGCCATAAAAGTGGTAACCATCCCAGGCATTTAAAGCAGATGGATCGTTTCAGCCTGAAATAGCTGAAACCTTTTAAATCTGTTCGCTACCAACCTCGATCGGAGTCTCTGGGACGGTTACAACAATTCCTGGCTCAAGTTTGTAGTAGCGACTTCAGTCGCTCTGGTTTGTAGTAGCGACTTCAGGTAACTATTCAGGGGGGGACGAAGTTAGTAGGGTTTCAGCCATCAGTTCGAGGGTCAGGACCGTCTCAAAGGGGTTCAGTTTACTGGGAAACCCTCGACNNNNNNNNNNNNNNNNNNNNNNNNNNNNNNNNNNNNNNNNNNNNNNNNNNNNNNNNNNNNNNNNNNNNNNNNNNNNNNNNNNNNNNNNNNNNNNNNNNNNTTTCTGAAGTCTGAAACCCTCATTCTCCCGTGACCCCCTGAATAATTACGACTTCAGTCGCTCTGATCCATAGCTTCCTGGAGGGGAACGACTGAAGTCGTTATTACGAACATAACCTTACCTGGCTCAAGTTTGTAGTAGCGACTTCAGTCGCTCTGGTTTGTAGTAGCGACTTCAGTCGCTCTGATCCATAGCTTCCTGGAGGGGAACGACTGAAGTCGTTATTACGAACATAACCTTACCTGGCTCAGGTTTGTAGTAGCGACTTCAGTCGCTCAGGTTTGTAGTAGCGACTTCAGTCGCTCTGATCCATAGCTTCCTGGAGGGGAACGACTGAAGTCGTTATTACGAACATAACCGTACCCAGAGACGGTCAAGGGTGGGGTTGCGGTAAACCTGATAGCATTAGGGTTTGCCCAGTCTTTTTTTACCACGCCTAACCCCGTGCATCTCTCCCCCGCCCCCACCTCCCCCCTCAACCCCCAGTCCTGGCCCTTTGACCTTAAACATTTACCCCTCAATGCCCACTTAGTGGGGGGGAGTGTGCGGGATGCCCTGTTACAGCGCCAGGGGGACTATTTAGACTTAGACGTGGTGGTGCCCAGTGCCGCCGTGGAAACAGCCCAAGCCTTGGCGCGGTGCTACCGGGCGGGCTTTGTGGTCTTGGATGCCAAGCGTCACATTGCGCGGGTGGTCTTCGATCGGGCCACGGTGGATGTGGCCCTTCAGGAAGGCAGCACCCTGGAAGCAGACCTGGGGCGGCGGGACTTTACGGTGAACGCGATCGCCTACAACCCCCACAGCCAGACCCTCATCGATCCCCTCAATGGCTACCGGGATCTGGAAGCCCAGCAACTGCGCATGATCAGCGCCGCCAACCTAGAGGCGGATCCCCTGCGGTTGCTGCGAGCCTATCGCCAAGCGGCCCAACTGCAATTTTCCATTGACCCCGCCACCGCCGCCACCATTGCCCACCTCGCCCCCCACCTCGGGCGCATTGCCGCCGAGCGCATCCAAAGCGAACTCAACGCCCTCCTACACCATCCCCAGGGAACCCCTTGGATCGAGGCAGCGTGGCAGGTGGGTCTGTTCCAAACCTGGCTCCCCAGCTTGGATGCCCTGGCCATGGCCCATTTGCTGAAACTGGATCACGGTGCCCAGGGCTTAATGGAGCGTTGGCCCGCCCTCGCCGCCAGTTTCCAGCAGCCCATCCCCCTGACCCGCAAAGAGAGCAGTCCCCGCACCGGTTTGGCCTTGGCGAAGTTAACCACCCTGTTGGCGACGGAGGACGATCGCGCGGAAAAAGAATGGCAAACCCTCAAGGGCAGTCGGGCCGAAATCCGGGCGGTGGGGTTATTGCGCCGCCTCCAACCCCAACTGCGCCTCCAACCCCTGTCCATTCGTCAGCAATATTTACTATTCCAATCCGCCCAGGGACTCCTGCCAGTGTTGGCTTTGCTGGGGCTGACGGAACCGGGACAGCCCTGTTTTTGTGGCCCTGGATCCCAGAGCGGGGCCGATCGCAGCGCAGGCATTCTGGGGTTAGTGGAGCGGTTTTTGGATCCCACGGATCCCGTCGCCCACCTCAAGCCCCTGGTGACGGGGCAAGCCCTGGTGCAAACCCTGGATCTGAAGCCGGGTCCCCACATTGGCCACCTGTTGACGGAACTCCAGGTCGCCCAGGCGGAGGGTCGCATTGATTCCCCGGCTGCGGCCTTGGCCCTGGCCCGAAGCTGGCAATAATCCCTCATCCCCCAGCCCCTTCTCCCAGGGTGGGAGAAGGGGAGCCAGACTATATAAAGTCCCTCTCCCATCCTGGGAGAGGGATTTAGGGTGAGGGCAGCCCCAGCGGCACCCCGGCAACCCTAACCTCGTCAGCCTTGGCCTACGCCCCCTTCTTGACTGACACAACTTCTGAAAGGCTTATGTTTGCGTAGGTTGGGTAGAGCCAGGGGAAACCCAACACAACCATTGTGGCTGTTGGGTTTCGTACCTCAACCCAACCTACAGCGACCCTCTTGTGTCAGTCAACCAGCTACGACCCACCTCAATCCAGAGGACTCACCTCAAGCCAACGGTTGCAGGGGACGGGCTTGGGGGCTGAGGCTGTGGGGATCGAGACCTTGGCGATGGGCCGCTACATAGCCCACGGACTCTAGGTAGGAGCGCACTCGCACCGCTGGGATGCCCAGGGCTTCGGGGGGGACGGCCAGGGCGGTGGTGTTGTCCTCCACCGCTAGGATCAACTTGCCTTGGCTGGCCCAGTGCAGCAGGGCCGATCCCCCACAGGCCGAGGCGGGCACCACCACCACATCCACATCGGCGGTGGTGAGGCAGGAGGCGGGCAGGGGCGCAGGGGGAACCGGGGACAAGACCCGGTATTGGGGGGCGCGGCTGAGACCCACCAGGACACAGGGCAAAAAGGTGTGACCCAATTCCTCCGCTGCCGATCGCGGTGATAACTGGGGATCCAACGGCAAGGCGGCGAGGGCGGGGGCGTGGGCACAGGGAATTTGCAGCGATCGCCCCAAAAAATGACTAATAATAGCCTCCGCCCCGGCAATGGGATCCACCCCCTGGCCCTGGCGATACTGAACCAGTTCAGGACTATCGGGGGCTTCATCGGGGAAGCGCACCACCACGGCGATGGCCTGGGCCTGGGCTTGGGTCACCAGTTTTTCCGCAGCCCGCAGCAAACTATCCAAGGGTTCGATCGTGCCCCAGGATGCCCCCGACTCCCCCCGGCTGAGGCGCACGGTCAGGGGACGATCGGTGACCACATAATCCGTGAGGGACAGTCCCAGGGTGGTACGGGCCGCTGCTGCCGCTTGCAGATGGCGTAGCCGCAAGTCTGGCTCAATGCCAGCATCCAACAGCAATCCCACTCGATTTTGGGTCACCGGTTCCAAACCCCACTGGCCAGCGGCGAAGCGATCGAGGCCATAGCCCTCCACATACAAGGCGTTGGCCAGGGGCCAATAGAGTTGGGCACCGTTGAGGACGTTGGGGTGGGTGATGAGGCGATCGACCACCCCCGCCAAGGCCCGCGCCACTGGCAAGGCATCCCCGGCATAGCCCCCCACAGCACAGCCAATGCCCGTGGGGATAATCAGGGCAGCGGTGTAGGGTCGAACCATGGTTAAGGGGCTGGGGTTAAGGGACTGGGGTTAGGGCTGAATCGGGGGAGTCGGTGGGGGGCAGCGCCGGGGTAATGACCGCTTCCACGGCTAGGGTTTGGCGGCTGGGATCGACGGCAGTAATGGCCCAGCGTAGGATCTCACCCTGGGGGGCGATCGCCTGTTCCACCGTCGCCAGCACCGCCGCAGCCGTGGACCCCAGGGGCAGGGTGAGGCTAAGGTAACGGGTTTCCACCATGGTCTTCCAGGATCCTAGGCGTTAGGACGGCCAAATTGCAGGTGATAGACCTTTTCTTCCTGCTCGGTGATCAATTTGAGATCGGCGCGGGGATAGGCCACACAGAGCAAGGTATAACCCTGCTCCCGCAGTTCAGGGCTGACCCCCATGCTGTCCCCTTGCTCCACGCAGCCCTCGTGGTAGTTGAGGATTTGGGCGGCACAGGTGGTGCAAACCCCGGCGGTGCAGGAACTGGGCAAGTCTAGGCCAGCTTCTTGGGCCACCTCCAGAATGGGGCGATCCTCTGGCACCTGGACGGTGTGGGTTTGGCCTTGGTGTTGGATTTCGATCGTGTAGGTTTGAGCCATCGGAATTGAACTAGTTAAAAATTAGCTAAAAATTAGGTAAAACAGAGGACTTTAGTCCGCCGCAGCGGTGTCCCCCCCTGGATAGGGTTCACCCGGATGGGGGGAAGAAGTCTAAAATCTGACATCAGGTTTTGAAACCAAGATCTCACCTCAGATGTTGGCCTGAGTGACGGACAAAACGTGAGGGATGGTCTGGCGTTTCATTGTCCCACAAGACCCGCCCCAATCCCCCCACCCCTGCCCCAATCCCCCCACCCCTGCCCCCAATCCCCCCATCCGTGCCCCCATGCCCCACCTCAGCCGCATTCTGATTTACCCCATTAAGTCCCTGGATCCCTGTCCTGTTCCCACGGCCACCATTGCCCCAGGGGGATCCCTAGGGGGCGATCGCCGCTGGGCCATGGTCGATGGTCGCCCTAGCGCCCGCCAGACCCCCCAATCCCCCCGATCCTGGGTCAATGGCAAACGGGAACCCCAGATCCAGCGGCTGCGCTGTCGGTTTGACGGAGCGATCGCCCCCGCTGGTCAGCCCCAGGATCCAGACCATCCCCCCCGCATCAGCGTCGGTTGGGACGCGATCGACCCCGACCTCACCTTTGATCTGGTGGCGGGCACCTCCCCCTTCAGCCAGTGGCTCAGCCAGGGCTTGGGCTACCCCGTTTCCCTGGTGGAAAACCCTGACCAGGGATTCCCCGATGATCCCGTCTCCCCCGGACCAACCCTGATCAGCGCCGCCAGCCTGGACACCGTTGCCCAGTGGTTTCCGGGTCAATCGGTGGCCGCCATGCGGCTGCGGTTTCGGGTCAATTTAGAAATTGCGGAGGTTCCCCCCTTTTGGGAAGATCGGCTCTTTGGCACCGAGGAAACGGTGGTGCCCTTTCAGATTGGGGCGGTGCAGGTGTTGGGGGTCAACCCCTGTAAGCGCTGTGTAGTCCCAACGCGGGATCCCTGGACCGGGACTGTTGATCCCGACTTTAAGGCCCAGTTTAAGCAACGGCGACTGGAGTCCTTACCGCCCTGGACCGTGGCCGATCGCTTCCGCAATCCCTACCGCCTCAGCGTTAACACTCGCATTCCCCCCTCCGAAGCCGGAAAAGTCCTCAGCCTCGGCGATCCAGTGATGTTATAGCCATAAAACCACAGCCATAACACCACAGCCATAACACCACAGCCATAAAACCCCTCAAAACCGAGGGCGACCACGGGGAGTTTATCCCCGCCGGGTCTGTCCCCCCTCCCCTCCCCTCCCGCAAGGCCGATCGAAGACTGCGATAGGATCACCCTAGAACTCAGTCTGGAACTCACTCTAGAACTCAGTAGATGTGGAGGTGCCATTCCCCTGACCCCTCCGGCTGCGACGTTGGCCGCCGATCGCCCCCCAACCGCCGCCGACCCCGCCAGCCCTGAACCCTAAATTCCCCCGTTCAGCCCCCAGCGGGCGGGAAACCCGGTAGGCTAGAACTGCCTTGCACCAGAAACGCATGATCGGTCTGACTCCTCCTTTTTCCCCAGCTTTGATCGCCATCGTCGGAGCCACCGCCACCGGCAAGTCCCAACTGGCCCTCACCTTGGCCCAACGGCTGCAAACGGTCATCCTCACCGCCGACTCCCGCCAGGTCTACCGGGGCTTCGACATCGGCACCGCCAAGCCCACGGCCCAGGAACAGCGCCAGGTGCCCCACTATCTGCTGGACATTTGCGATCCCCAGGAGACCCTCACCCTGGGTAACTACCAGGATCAGGCCCAGGGGTTAATTGCCCAGAGCCATGACCAAGGCCAGGTGCCCCTGCTGGTGGGGGGGACGGGGTTGTATGTCAAAAGTGTGGTGCGGGGGTTGCAGATGCCCCGGGTGCCTCCCCAGCCTGACCTGCGATCGCAGCTCACCGGTTTGGGGCAACCCCAGGGCTATGGCCTGTTGCAACAGGTGGATCCCACCGCCGCCCAACGCATCCACCCCAACGATCGCGTCCGCACCCTCCGCGCCCTGGAAGTCTTCTACGTCACCGGTCGCCCCCTCTCGGCCCAACAGGGGGAAACCCCCCCTCCCTACCCCATCTTGCACCTTGGTCTGGCCTGCGATCGAACCCTCCTGCGGCAGCGCATCGCCCACCGCACCGCTGCCCTGTTCGAGGCGGGTTTTGTGGCAGAAGTGGAGGGCTTGGGCCAACGCTATGGCTGGGACTTACCCCTGTTGGACACCCTGGGCTATGGGGAAATTCGGCAGTTTCTCCGGGGAGATCTGTCCCTCCCCCAAGCCCAAGCCTTGACCCTTCAGCACACCTGTCAATTTGCCAAACGCCAGGACACCTGGTTTCGATCGGTGCCGGATCTGGAATGGTTCCCCATTGATGAAGCGGATTGGGTCGATCGGGTCTGGCACCGGGTGCAGTCATTTCTGCAACAGCTCTAGCTTCACCAAGCCTCCCATGAACCCAGGGGCTGCAACTTAGGGTTGCTGTACAGCAGTCCTAAATGGGTCGTGTGGTGTACCCCCGGAGGGGGTACACCACACCAAGGGTTTCAGCCGTCGAGATCCTTACAACTGATTTAGGGTTGCTGTATCTAGTATAAAAATATACTAGAATTAGTTATGCCATAGCCCTATGGCGAGAGTCCCCCAGAAGTCAAAACTAGAATTAGTTATGCCATAGCCCTATGGCGAGAGTCCCCCAGAAGTCAAAATCAGGGCACTAGAGCATAGGGCTATAGTTTGCCTAATCCTTAGGTGCCTAGGCCAGTCTGAAGATCTTAGGCAAACCAAAATCAGACTGTTACATTGAGGCATAGGGGTGTCTTCGTCTCAGCCGTGATACCTCCTGCTGTGGTTATCTGGGTGTGCTTCTCTTGATGGACTACTATTGTGTGCCCCACATCTGCCCATGACTAATCATCAGCCCAAATATCAATATAAAAATATTATGGAAATTCTGGTGGAGCAGGAAGTGACCCGCCAGATGGCCAAAGTTCCGATCCAGATGCTGCAATATATCCGATCGGTAGAGGTGGTGACCTATGCCCTCAACCGCCTGCCGGTGATGTATGCCTGTAGCGAGAAAGGAATGCAGCTACAGCTTAAAAACGCCAAAAAAGAGTTTGGTCCCCAAATTGTCCAACATGTCAAATGGGCCATGACAGCGGTACAACGGGATCCCCTGCGACAGTTCAAGCCGGTGCAACAGCAGGACCAGCGCACCCTGGACGAACTCCGCAAACTGTTCAAGGATCCCAGCCTCAGTTGGCAAAGCCTACCCGATGTGGTGGCGGGCTTGCTGGAAGACGCGGTGAACTCCGATCTCAACACCAAGGAAACTTTGGATGATTCCCCCACAGCCCCTGCGGCCAAGAAAGATGTGTGGAGAAGCAAAACCCAGCGGAAGGTCAACTACTCCAGTCAAGATTTCGACTGGGAGCAGGATATGTTTGTCCGCTGATCTCCCCCGTCGGTCCCTAGCAATTCCTAACCAGGACTTCAGCCCTCCCCGTTCATCACAAGGACTTCAGCCCTTCAAGTTCGTAGTTCCCGTAGGTTGGGTAGAGCCTTGCGAAACCCAACACAACCATTGTGGCTGTTGGGTTTCGTACCTCAACCCAACCTACAGCGACCATCTTGTGTCAGTCAACCAGCTTCAGTCCTTAAAAAAAAGGGCTTCAGCCCTTCAAGTTCGTAGTAAGGACTTCAGTCCTTCAAGTTCATCACAAGAACTTCAGTCCTTAAAAAAAAAGGGCTTCAGCCCTTCAAGTTCGTACTAAGGACTTCAGTCCTTCAAGTTCGTAGCAAGAACGTCAGTCCTTCCCAAGGCATACACCACCAGTCAGGATGGGATCCCCCTTAACCCGCCGCAAAGGATTCTACCACCGTGTGGAAAAGGGCTTGAATTTGATCCCAGCGGGACTCTGTGGTGGAAATATCCAAGGTGTAGAGCTTACCCCGGTTCACCCCCACGGCCACCAAATCATGGCGCTGCTGATCCGGCAGGGTAACCGCATATTCCAGCACATAGTAGGTTTTGCTGCCATTGACGTGGCTATAGGCATCCACCAGTTCCGCCGATCGCCCGGTGTCTGGGGGGGCGATCGCCGTTTGTTGCAAAGCATAGCCCACTTCGCCAGGGGTTCCTAAGTCGGCGAGGGTGCGATCGCTGGACACCGGTTGAATCACCACACTGACGTTCTCGGTGGGATTAATCAAATCCCGAAACACCACATCAGGACCACCGGACACCTGCACTTGCACCCAACCCGTGGGATACAGAAACTTATAGCCGCCGAGAACATTAATAAAGGGCTGCAATCCAGCCGTGGGGGTAATGTTGCAAGCAGTGAGCAAAAGGCAACAGCCTAGAATCAACAGACTGGTAATTTTTTTAAACATGGTCGGTATGGGGCTATGTATTGAAGAGGCTTCCCGATGGGATTGCCAAAACGCCGTGCCAGAACGCCGTGCCAGAACGCCGTTGCAACACCCTGGGAGTCACTAGCAGCGTAACCGTTTAGGGGGTAACGAGACAATAAGAGCTGCTTGACTGACAAAAGACTCTGAGTTGGGCGCGGAAACCACGCCTCTACAAGGTTTCGATCGCTGTGGAGGTTAGGTTCCCTGACCCTGCCGGTGGGGTGAGGTTTTGGCAGGTTTTGTCCGGTCACGCAGCCATCAGGGTTTCAGGCTCAAACATGACTTCCCTGGGCTTACGGTTTGCCAAGCTGGGGACAGAGATAAGGCTGAAACCCACGCTCCTCCTGGATGTATAGGGAAGGCGCTCCACGGACTCACCATAAAGCTAGCGTTTCAGCGCTTTGATTTGTATCTAGCTATACGATTTATACCCAAACCTCAGCCGAGCCTTGTCTGATTAACACGCCATGGGGTTGATTGGCCAGAATTTTTCTGTATAATACCCCGTACATCCTAAATAGCCAGAATCTTTCTGGGTAGTGATCCTAAGGTAGTGAAGGTCTAAGAAAGTGCTAGGTTAGCATTATAATAGTGAATGAAGTGCCAAATAGCCCCAATGTGATTGAAAAGACTCTTGGAAAAAGATAGAGTTTTGCGACCTAGACGAGATAATCGCTGTCTCAAAGTATTGTTAAACCGCTCAATATGAGCGGTATTTCCAGTTTCTTTACCTACTGCTTGATGCTGATTTTCAGGAATCACACAAGCATAAGATTTCAGAAAATCTGTATAAACAATGCTGTTATTTCGGTACAACTCTGGGGCTCTCTGGGAATGAGGCCGTATAGTGTATGATAGGTTACGTCTTGAGTGAAGTCAGCTTATGTTCCTTTCTTTAAATCAAATCATTAAGATTCCTGGCTGGGAAGTATGGAATACCAACATAGAGAGTGACCGTATTACCTTTTTGCTAAGGTATTTGAACGAGATAGAGGTTTGTCATTTTTGTGGCTCGAAACACNNNNNNNNNNNNNNNNNNNNNNNNNNNNNNNNNNNNNNNNNNNNNNNNNNNNNNNNNNNNNNNNNNNNNNNNNNNNNNNNNNNNNNNNNNNNNNNNNNNNAAGGCTTGCAGCGATCGAAAACTTATAACGGATCTGGGACTAGTGTAGTGCAATCTGGAGGCGGGTAGGCTATTGGGGGTTCAAACGGTGCCTTCAAACGGTGCCTTCAAACGGTGCCTTCAAAATCTATCACTAACCTCTCTCTTCCACTACCTTAGGATCACTACCTCTTTCTGCCTAACAGCCCATATAAGGTGATTACGCAGAAATTTGACATCCAGCCTATATCGCTTATGGTCAGACTAGACAGAATTTTTCCGTCTAATACATAGTTAGGCATAAGAAGTTAGGCATAAGATTTACCTTTTATCCAGATTTATACATCGTTCAAAGTTTTGTGATCGCCTAGAAATCAAAAA
Encoded proteins:
- a CDS encoding class I SAM-dependent methyltransferase, giving the protein MANFYTQHIFPSLVEWTMAGEPFRTYRRQLLTEATGEVLEIGFGTGLNLPHYGDRLRSLTLVDPNQGMQALAQARIAAAPFPVKVYQMGGEALPLEDASVDCVVSTWTLCSIAAVDQAMGEIHRVLRSGGRFLFLEHGLSDRPDVQRWQHRLTPIQRVIADGCHLDRNMGSLVERWFDRVEVDRFEAENLPAIVGTLYRGIATKA
- the dxs gene encoding 1-deoxy-D-xylulose-5-phosphate synthase, whose translation is MNLSELTHPNQLHGLSIAQLEQVARQIREKHLETIATYGGHLGPGLGVVELTLGLYQTLDLDRDKVLWDVGHQAYPHKLITGRYNTFHTLRQKDGVAGYLKRCESRFDHFGAGHASTSISAGLGMALARDQRGEDFKVAAIIGDGALTGGMALEAINHAGHLPDTNLMVVLNDNEMSISPNVGAISRYLNKMRLSPPMQFLSDNLEEQMKHLPFVGDSWNPEFQRFKESMKRLAVSKVGAVFEELGFTYVGPVDGHNLEELIATFKEAHLIPGPVLVHVVTVKGKGYAIAERDQVGYHAQSPFDLTTGKAKPSKTPKPPAYSKVFGNTLTKLAENNPKIVGITAAMATGTGLDILQNALPKQYIDVGIAEQHAVTLSAGMACEGMRPVVAIYSTFLQRGYDQVVHDVCIQNLPVFFCLDRAGIVGADGPTHQGMYDIAYLRCIPNLTLMAPKDEAELQRMVVTGIQHEAGPIAMRCPRGNGYGAPLMEEGWEPLPIGKGEILRSGDDVLLVAYGSMVYPAMQTAEVLNEHGIQATVINARFVKPLDTDLILPLAQRIGQVVTLEEGCLMGGFGSAVVEALVDHDILVPVLRLGVPDELVDHATADQSKVALELTPAQMAHTILQKFNPKPVAIGVSA
- a CDS encoding 2Fe-2S iron-sulfur cluster-binding protein; this translates as MAQTYTIEIQHQGQTHTVQVPEDRPILEVAQEAGLDLPSSCTAGVCTTCAAQILNYHEGCVEQGDSMGVSPELREQGYTLLCVAYPRADLKLITEQEEKVYHLQFGRPNA
- a CDS encoding DUF3326 domain-containing protein; its protein translation is MVRPYTAALIIPTGIGCAVGGYAGDALPVARALAGVVDRLITHPNVLNGAQLYWPLANALYVEGYGLDRFAAGQWGLEPVTQNRVGLLLDAGIEPDLRLRHLQAAAAARTTLGLSLTDYVVTDRPLTVRLSRGESGASWGTIEPLDSLLRAAEKLVTQAQAQAIAVVVRFPDEAPDSPELVQYRQGQGVDPIAGAEAIISHFLGRSLQIPCAHAPALAALPLDPQLSPRSAAEELGHTFLPCVLVGLSRAPQYRVLSPVPPAPLPASCLTTADVDVVVVPASACGGSALLHWASQGKLILAVEDNTTALAVPPEALGIPAVRVRSYLESVGYVAAHRQGLDPHSLSPQARPLQPLA
- a CDS encoding Tab2 family RNA-binding protein encodes the protein MVMPSLLAPVIWQGDLVGRPPRPGDSPLWELVLCSGDGHWEWRSQQPQAQVNGEWLRQQLAAALAIQPRPAALAVFRPQVLGLFQVAAEPLGIPVQPQRRTPALKARLRQLAQDWSPAFDPLAVPALPPVPLPESVQGEQWQFAAVPAAELTLVFDHRPIPVLDAPPDLWPVPLGLASTLPIPGVVIQGGRRSRPLAQWLQAQVPAAIAAIAGDPAGLILEAGLDRRWVLATFTDAAVVQSAQVYQQRLQASQGLHFLMVQPDDSGLTPTGFWLLQQDP
- a CDS encoding tRNA nucleotidyltransferase/poly(A) polymerase family protein, with translation MHLSPAPTSPLNPQSWPFDLKHLPLNAHLVGGSVRDALLQRQGDYLDLDVVVPSAAVETAQALARCYRAGFVVLDAKRHIARVVFDRATVDVALQEGSTLEADLGRRDFTVNAIAYNPHSQTLIDPLNGYRDLEAQQLRMISAANLEADPLRLLRAYRQAAQLQFSIDPATAATIAHLAPHLGRIAAERIQSELNALLHHPQGTPWIEAAWQVGLFQTWLPSLDALAMAHLLKLDHGAQGLMERWPALAASFQQPIPLTRKESSPRTGLALAKLTTLLATEDDRAEKEWQTLKGSRAEIRAVGLLRRLQPQLRLQPLSIRQQYLLFQSAQGLLPVLALLGLTEPGQPCFCGPGSQSGADRSAGILGLVERFLDPTDPVAHLKPLVTGQALVQTLDLKPGPHIGHLLTELQVAQAEGRIDSPAAALALARSWQ